TCACGAGCGTGCCATCCGGTTGCCGTTTCAACTCGACATCCGCATACAGTTGCCACGGCTCGTCGCGCGCGGCACGGCGATGTGCGATCACGCAGCTTTCGGTGGAGCCGAATACTTCAATCACGGGCGCGCCATAACGCTGCTCCGCTTCGATCGCGAGCTCAGTCGGCATCGGCGCAGTGGCCGAGACGATCGCGGCCAGCTCGGGCAATGTCTCACCCGAACGCAACAACGCGCGCAGATGCACCGGTGTGGTCACCAGCAGTCGCTGCGATGGCACCTCCAGCAACGCATGCACGATATCGACCGGAAACAACGGCCGCGCGCTGTGCACCGCCATGTCACCAAGCAAGGGTTGCAGTACCGACATTTCCAGGCCGTACATGTGCTGCGCCGGCACAGTCGCGACAATGCTGGCGCGAGTGCCAGCTTCGCTACAACAAATATCCTGCAGTAGCTCAGCATTTAGCGCTGTGCTGGCGCTAAGGCTGCCCCAAGTTTTCGGATTGGGTTTTGGCGCGCCGGTGCTGCCGGAGGTGTAGCCGATCGCAACGATTTGCGCGTGGCGCAGTTGCGGGATGTGCAGCACTTCTTCACCAGCGCCTGCGCGCAGCTCGGGCAATATAAAACGCCGCTGCGCCGCCGCGCATGCCACAGCGCAATCACCGATGACATAACCATCCGCATGCGCCTGCATCACCTGCGCCACGGCCTGCGGCGCGCGCGACGGCGGTAGCAGATTAATCTGGCCACGCAAGGCCACCGCGCAGAAGGCGACGATGAAATGGTAACGGTCTTCGCACAAGTTAGCCGCATAAACGAGGTCGGGCAACAACGCCGCCACTTGGCGCACATGCGCGAGAAAATCCGTGCAACTGACCGACTCGTTGCCATGCCATGCAAAAACTTGCGTCGCGTGATCGGCGTGCAGCAACGGCAACAGTTTGCCCGCAGTATCTGGCGCGCGGTTATCTACAACGGCTGACATGACATCCTTTTACACCCCTGTGTTTCTCGTTATTGGCGTTACTTTGTCAGGTTCGATGCAAGATGAGCAAGCCGGCCCATACTCGCCTGAATGGTTATCAACCGCGCAACAGTTCGCCTGTAAGCGCATCGCGAATCGGTGTCGGTCGCTCTTGCCCACCGAGCGCGCCATCCAGCACAAAATCGACATCCGAACCGAATGCACTATGCACTTGCGCCGCGTTTAACGCCGGCGGCTGGCCATGCCGATTCGCACTAGTCGACACCAGCGCACCAGCAAACGCACGGCACAGCGCCTGTGTCTGTGCATGTGCGGTAATGCGCAAGGCGATGCCGGTATGTTTGCCCGCCAGCCACGCCGGCACCTGCGCCGAACGCGGGAACACCCACGTATGCGGGCCGGGCCAGCTCGCTCGCACGCGCGTGAGTATTTCCGGCGGGATCGGCGCGATCAGGTTTTCGATCTGCGCGAAATCCGCGGCAATCAGCAACACGCTCTGATCAAGCGGGCGCTGCTTCAACGCGAACAAACGCGCCACCGCGGTGGCATTGAATGGATCGCAACCGAGTCCGAATACGGCCTCGGTCGGATACGCAATCACGCCACCACTATTTAGTACCGCGACGGCTTGTGCGAGTGCATCGATCGCTGACATACGCTGCTCGCGCGCCCGATCTGCTCAGTCGAACGGCGCGTCGAGCGTCGGCGCTTTTTTCGCCGCCACTTTTTTCACTGCGGTTTTCTTCGCAACGGCTTTTTTGGCAGCGGTTTTTTTTGCTGCGGCGGTTTTCTTGGCTGCCGGTTTTTTCGCCGCGGTTTTTTTCACCGCCGCTGCTTTTTCCGGTTTGTCTTTCGCCGCAGCTTTGCCTTTCTTGGCGAACTTGCCGCCGCGCTTGGCCTTGATCGGCGCCGCCGCAAGCAGCTCGACACACTCGGCTTCAGTGAGGCTCGCGGGCTCGCGGTCCTTCGGCATGCGCGCGTTCTTTTCGCCGTCGGTGATGTAAGGGCCGTAACGGCCGTTGAGCACCTGGATCTTGCCGTCGGCAAAACTCGATATCAGGCGATTCGCGGCGGCTTCGGCCTTCTCGCGCACGATCTCTAGCGCACGCGGCAACTCGATCGTATACGGATCATCGGTCACCGCGAGCGAGGCGTAAGTCGCGCCGAGTTTGACGAACGGACCAAAACGACCGATGCCAACACTGACGTCCTCGCCCTCCGGCGACTGGCCGAGCTGGCGCGGCATCTTGAACAATTCCATCGCGTCTTCGAGACTGATGGTATGCATGCTTTGGCCGGTGCGCAGGCTCGCAAATTTCGGTTTGTCTTCGTCTTCCTTGGTGCCGATCTGGGCGAACGGACCGAATCGGCCGAGTCGCACCGACACCGGCTTGCCGGATTTCGGATCGGTGCCGAGCACGCGGCTG
The sequence above is drawn from the Pseudolysobacter antarcticus genome and encodes:
- a CDS encoding AMP-binding protein yields the protein MSAVVDNRAPDTAGKLLPLLHADHATQVFAWHGNESVSCTDFLAHVRQVAALLPDLVYAANLCEDRYHFIVAFCAVALRGQINLLPPSRAPQAVAQVMQAHADGYVIGDCAVACAAAQRRFILPELRAGAGEEVLHIPQLRHAQIVAIGYTSGSTGAPKPNPKTWGSLSASTALNAELLQDICCSEAGTRASIVATVPAQHMYGLEMSVLQPLLGDMAVHSARPLFPVDIVHALLEVPSQRLLVTTPVHLRALLRSGETLPELAAIVSATAPMPTELAIEAEQRYGAPVIEVFGSTESCVIAHRRAARDEPWQLYADVELKRQPDGTLVNAPYFTAPVLLADIVELLPERRFVLSGRNSDLLEIAGKRASLGDLTRCLLGLRGVVDGVVFQLEPDPQTGLARIAALVIAPGRSERELVDELRHSTDPVFLPRPLRCVENLPRNEAGKLPREALLAALENCARRI
- a CDS encoding L-threonylcarbamoyladenylate synthase — its product is MSAIDALAQAVAVLNSGGVIAYPTEAVFGLGCDPFNATAVARLFALKQRPLDQSVLLIAADFAQIENLIAPIPPEILTRVRASWPGPHTWVFPRSAQVPAWLAGKHTGIALRITAHAQTQALCRAFAGALVSTSANRHGQPPALNAAQVHSAFGSDVDFVLDGALGGQERPTPIRDALTGELLRG